In the Burkholderia glumae LMG 2196 = ATCC 33617 genome, one interval contains:
- a CDS encoding NAD(P)H-dependent flavin oxidoreductase: MRSLPLQGLRLPLIASPMLIASYPEMVLAQCKSGIVGAFPALNARPSAQLGDWIDRIDEALAAHRAAHPDACVGPYAVNHICHQSNTRLEADLRICIERRTPILITSLRAPSREIVDAVHAYGGVVLHDVTTVRHAEKALEAGVDGLILVAAGAGGHAGTLSPFALVSEVRRFHDGFVALSGAIATGAAIAAALALGADCAYMGTRFLASHEANVAPRYKDTIVAATAADIVYTDAFTGVHGNYLRQSIEAAGLDVRNLPRAEHARLDFSPESGARQWRDIWGAGQGVGSMDAVLSVEQIVAQLAAEYAVALERVHEASERIGRPALAR; this comes from the coding sequence ATGCGCTCGCTGCCGCTGCAGGGTCTGCGCCTGCCGCTCATCGCGTCACCCATGTTGATCGCCAGCTACCCCGAGATGGTGCTGGCCCAATGCAAGAGCGGGATCGTCGGCGCCTTTCCCGCCCTCAATGCTCGACCGAGCGCGCAGCTCGGCGACTGGATCGATCGAATCGACGAGGCGCTGGCCGCCCATCGCGCCGCCCATCCGGACGCGTGCGTGGGGCCGTATGCCGTCAATCACATCTGCCACCAGAGCAATACGCGGCTCGAGGCCGACCTGCGGATCTGCATCGAGCGGCGCACGCCGATCCTGATCACGAGCCTGCGGGCGCCGTCGCGCGAGATCGTCGATGCCGTGCACGCCTACGGCGGCGTCGTGCTGCATGACGTCACTACCGTACGACACGCCGAGAAAGCGCTCGAAGCCGGCGTCGACGGCCTGATCCTGGTCGCGGCCGGCGCGGGCGGCCATGCCGGCACCCTGTCTCCGTTCGCGCTGGTCTCGGAGGTTCGACGCTTTCACGACGGCTTCGTCGCGCTGTCAGGTGCGATCGCCACGGGCGCGGCGATCGCCGCGGCGCTTGCCCTGGGCGCCGACTGCGCCTATATGGGCACGCGCTTCCTGGCGTCCCACGAAGCCAACGTCGCGCCGCGCTACAAGGACACGATCGTCGCGGCCACCGCCGCCGATATCGTCTACACCGACGCCTTCACCGGCGTACATGGCAACTATCTGCGCCAAAGCATCGAGGCCGCGGGCCTGGACGTCCGCAACCTGCCCCGCGCCGAGCACGCACGCCTCGATTTCTCGCCCGAGTCCGGCGCCAGGCAGTGGCGCGATATCTGGGGCGCCGGCCAGGGTGTCGGTTCGATGGACGCGGTGCTGAGCGTCGAGCAGATCGTCGCCCAACTCGCGGCCGAGTATGCCGTCGCGCTCGAACGCGTTCATGAAGCGTCCGAGCGCATCGGCCGGCCGGCCCTCGCGCGCTGA
- a CDS encoding thioesterase family protein, with protein sequence MSIQPGLCARATHRVDTISLADQWGGEAHALASPIMIIFIEQTCMQATDHLLGADLMTVGYHFEIKHLAPTPPDWEVTVDAELISVDGRMMTYKVSVSDAAGVVGEGTHTRCAVGRDSFHERLAERRDSAPVAP encoded by the coding sequence GTGTCCATCCAGCCCGGCCTTTGTGCCCGCGCCACGCATCGCGTCGATACGATCTCGCTTGCCGATCAGTGGGGCGGCGAAGCGCACGCGCTGGCCAGCCCGATCATGATCATCTTCATCGAGCAGACCTGCATGCAGGCAACGGACCACCTGCTCGGCGCCGACCTGATGACGGTCGGCTATCACTTCGAGATCAAGCATCTCGCGCCCACGCCGCCCGACTGGGAGGTCACGGTCGACGCCGAGCTGATCTCGGTGGATGGTCGCATGATGACCTACAAGGTATCGGTTAGCGATGCGGCTGGCGTAGTCGGCGAAGGCACCCATACACGCTGCGCGGTCGGCCGCGACAGTTTTCACGAGCGGCTTGCCGAACGCCGTGACAGCGCGCCGGTCGCACCATGA